Proteins encoded within one genomic window of Deinococcus betulae:
- a CDS encoding DUF305 domain-containing protein, whose protein sequence is MRRAAVPALLVLVALVAAALLLTPRLLPPTEDSREVRFVREMIQHHTQAVDMALQVREQSSDATLRTVALDILLSQQEQIGQMRGWLTLWHRPWGGPGMSADHARMMGMATQAEVNRIGTLPPAQAEVQFLQLMTRHHQGALTMVAPVLEGRVQPAVEALARQIQATQAAEIRLMTTLLADRGAKPLPAPAGMGAGEHQH, encoded by the coding sequence ATGCGCCGCGCTGCTGTTCCTGCCCTGCTGGTTCTGGTCGCCCTGGTGGCGGCCGCCCTGCTGCTCACCCCCCGCCTGCTGCCGCCCACAGAAGACAGCCGCGAGGTGCGCTTTGTGCGCGAGATGATTCAGCACCACACGCAGGCGGTGGACATGGCTCTGCAGGTCCGTGAGCAGAGTTCCGACGCCACCTTGCGGACCGTGGCGCTGGACATTCTGCTCTCGCAGCAGGAGCAGATTGGGCAGATGCGCGGCTGGCTGACTCTATGGCACCGGCCCTGGGGCGGCCCAGGCATGAGCGCCGACCACGCCCGCATGATGGGCATGGCGACCCAGGCCGAGGTGAACCGCATTGGCACCCTGCCGCCCGCGCAGGCTGAGGTGCAGTTTCTCCAGCTGATGACCCGGCATCACCAGGGCGCCCTGACGATGGTGGCCCCGGTGCTGGAGGGCCGCGTGCAGCCCGCCGTGGAGGCCCTGGCCCGCCAGATTCAGGCCACCCAGGCCGCCGAGATTCGTCTGATGACCACTCTGCTGGCAGACCGCGGGGCCAAACCACTACCGGCCCCAGCAGGAATGGGCGCAGGTGAGCATCAACATTAA
- a CDS encoding YdcF family protein, with protein MQRFVRWPSVVGGMGLGAALGVLAAFFGEVRAPAPLLLTLVGLCGAAGAWAPVWQGLRVGAAALAFALALCLLTPILRAPLNALTLAQSPVQADAIVILGGGVQCGSAVLEPSSLARLVRGLELWRAGYAPVVTVSEQSGRLGPQGCPKMSAIEQAHIRALYGAAGPQVFTLANVTTTRDEAARVRDLARARQWRRVLLVTTPSHSRRAAALFRAQGVPVTSVPAPETRFDLTLPFPHDRLYAARILAYEGLSRVKAMLGGTPER; from the coding sequence ATGCAGCGTTTCGTGCGGTGGCCGTCGGTGGTGGGTGGCATGGGCCTGGGGGCCGCCCTGGGTGTCCTGGCCGCTTTTTTTGGCGAGGTGCGGGCGCCTGCCCCGCTGCTGCTGACGCTTGTGGGGCTGTGCGGGGCAGCGGGCGCGTGGGCACCGGTCTGGCAAGGTCTGCGTGTGGGCGCGGCAGCCCTGGCCTTTGCGCTGGCCCTGTGCCTGCTGACCCCCATTCTGCGCGCACCCCTCAACGCTCTGACGCTGGCGCAGTCGCCCGTACAGGCCGACGCCATCGTGATTCTGGGCGGCGGCGTGCAGTGTGGCTCGGCGGTTCTGGAGCCCAGCAGTCTGGCGCGTTTGGTGCGCGGCCTGGAGTTGTGGCGGGCGGGGTACGCGCCCGTGGTGACCGTCTCAGAGCAGTCGGGGCGGCTTGGGCCGCAGGGGTGTCCCAAGATGAGCGCCATTGAACAGGCGCACATTCGCGCGCTGTACGGAGCCGCCGGGCCACAGGTCTTCACCCTGGCCAACGTAACCACCACGCGGGACGAGGCGGCGCGGGTGCGCGACCTGGCCCGCGCCCGGCAGTGGCGGCGGGTCCTGCTGGTGACCACCCCCAGCCACTCCCGCCGGGCCGCCGCGCTGTTCCGGGCGCAAGGGGTGCCGGTGACCAGCGTGCCGGCGCCCGAAACGCGCTTCGATCTGACCCTGCCCTTTCCCCATGACCGCCTGTACGCCGCGCGCATTCTGGCGTATGAGGGGTTGTCGCGCGTCAAGGCGATGTTGGGCGGCACACCGGAGCGGTAG
- a CDS encoding GNAT family N-acetyltransferase — translation MIRPMLAADVPDVLALLTWMDDAPEREVFSPGARTERDLRAECEDSTCLVEAGEEGVVAYCALSPFRDGLVMEGPVGEGDAHLSTLLRRALAHADGLPVYAFAARDNLPVRSALEDEGFSPMHTTAFYDAPLSRLTPHACAPAGHRISRQLPLAAYRELFRASEDTWAERLTWTPEQMDSHFARDDVRLVALMRGEQPVGFAELEFSPDDGRADVTYVAVHPAERGQGYGLTLLALAAAEAETHPEVRTLRARAHDHMKPARALYARAGLTHCRSVVTYMKEGDEDV, via the coding sequence ATTCGTCCCATGCTGGCTGCCGATGTTCCCGATGTGCTTGCCCTGCTGACCTGGATGGACGACGCGCCCGAACGTGAGGTGTTCTCGCCGGGCGCGCGCACCGAGCGGGACTTACGGGCCGAGTGTGAAGACAGCACCTGCCTGGTCGAGGCGGGCGAGGAGGGCGTGGTGGCGTACTGCGCCCTCTCGCCGTTTCGGGACGGCCTGGTGATGGAAGGCCCGGTGGGTGAAGGAGACGCCCACCTGAGTACCCTGCTGCGCCGCGCCCTGGCCCACGCTGACGGACTGCCGGTGTACGCCTTCGCGGCGCGCGACAACCTGCCAGTGCGCTCGGCACTGGAAGACGAGGGCTTTTCGCCCATGCACACCACGGCCTTTTACGACGCGCCCCTGTCCCGCCTGACCCCCCACGCCTGCGCGCCTGCCGGCCACCGCATTTCGCGGCAGCTGCCACTGGCAGCGTACCGCGAGCTCTTCCGGGCCAGCGAGGACACCTGGGCCGAGCGGCTGACCTGGACCCCGGAACAGATGGACAGCCACTTTGCCCGTGACGACGTGCGCCTGGTGGCCCTGATGCGCGGCGAGCAGCCGGTGGGCTTCGCCGAACTGGAATTCAGCCCCGACGACGGGCGCGCCGATGTGACCTATGTGGCGGTGCATCCCGCCGAGCGCGGCCAGGGCTACGGCCTGACCCTGCTGGCCCTGGCCGCCGCCGAGGCCGAGACCCACCCCGAAGTCCGTACGCTGCGCGCGCGCGCCCACGACCACATGAAACCGGCCCGCGCCCTGTATGCGCGCGCCGGCCTGACCCACTGCCGCAGCGTGGTGACCTACATGAAAGAGGGCGACGAGGACGTGTAA
- the trmFO gene encoding methylenetetrahydrofolate--tRNA-(uracil(54)-C(5))-methyltransferase (FADH(2)-oxidizing) TrmFO: MNEPTITVIGAGLAGSEAALAAAGLGVRVRLYEMRPVKMTPAHRSGNFAELVCSNSLGGEGEMQSKGLLQAELRSVGGAIVGAADAAKLPAGNALAVERDEFSARVTRAVREHPLIEVLGEEVTAVPDGIAVIASGPLTSDALAADVARLTGSERLSFYDAAAPVLAFDSINMDVAWRAGRYDQSADYINCPFTKEEYLAFFDALEQARAHTPHDWEKLEFFEGCMPIEEIARRGVDTPRFGPMSPKGLDDPRTGRWPYAVAQLRQEDREGRMWSLVGFQTGLKWGDQKAVVNLIPGLEQAEIVRYGVMHRNTYLNAPQVLDATLGLRADPTKFVAGVLAGTEGYLESAATGWLAGTNAARLALGLPPLTPPAESMLGGLVRYLASANPKGFQPMNVNWALVPELPAEVNPRTGKPRKLGKREKRPVMFRRGLAAFMTWAQQEAGLTVTPPPVPHDGETEAALAAPATR; this comes from the coding sequence ATGAATGAGCCGACAATCACCGTCATAGGCGCGGGCCTGGCCGGTTCGGAAGCGGCGCTGGCCGCCGCCGGGCTGGGCGTGCGGGTGCGCCTGTATGAAATGCGCCCTGTCAAGATGACCCCAGCCCACCGCAGCGGCAACTTTGCCGAGCTGGTGTGCAGCAATTCGCTGGGCGGCGAGGGCGAGATGCAGAGCAAGGGGCTCTTGCAGGCCGAACTGCGCAGTGTGGGCGGCGCGATTGTGGGCGCCGCCGACGCCGCCAAGCTGCCTGCCGGCAACGCCCTGGCCGTGGAACGTGACGAATTCAGTGCGCGCGTGACCCGCGCCGTGCGGGAGCACCCTCTGATTGAGGTGCTGGGCGAGGAAGTCACCGCCGTGCCGGACGGCATTGCCGTGATTGCCTCCGGGCCACTGACCTCTGACGCGCTGGCCGCCGATGTGGCGCGGCTGACGGGCAGCGAGCGCCTGAGCTTCTACGACGCCGCCGCGCCGGTCCTGGCGTTTGACAGCATCAACATGGATGTCGCCTGGCGGGCCGGGCGCTACGACCAGAGCGCCGACTACATCAACTGCCCCTTTACCAAAGAGGAGTATCTGGCGTTTTTTGACGCGCTGGAACAGGCCCGCGCCCACACGCCCCACGACTGGGAAAAGCTGGAGTTTTTCGAGGGCTGCATGCCTATCGAAGAAATTGCACGCCGGGGCGTGGACACGCCGCGCTTTGGCCCCATGTCGCCCAAGGGCCTGGACGACCCACGCACCGGGCGCTGGCCCTACGCGGTGGCCCAGCTGCGGCAGGAAGACCGCGAGGGCCGGATGTGGTCGCTGGTCGGCTTTCAAACCGGGCTGAAGTGGGGCGACCAGAAGGCCGTCGTGAACCTGATTCCGGGGCTGGAGCAGGCCGAGATCGTGCGCTACGGCGTCATGCACCGCAACACCTACCTGAATGCGCCGCAGGTGCTGGACGCCACGCTGGGGCTGCGGGCCGACCCGACCAAGTTTGTGGCCGGGGTGCTGGCCGGCACCGAGGGCTACCTGGAAAGCGCCGCGACCGGCTGGCTGGCCGGCACCAACGCTGCGCGCCTGGCCCTGGGTCTGCCCCCGCTGACCCCACCAGCCGAGTCCATGCTGGGCGGCCTGGTGCGCTACTTAGCCAGCGCCAACCCCAAGGGCTTCCAGCCCATGAACGTCAACTGGGCGCTGGTGCCTGAACTTCCGGCCGAGGTGAACCCCAGGACGGGCAAGCCCCGCAAACTGGGCAAACGCGAAAAGCGCCCGGTGATGTTCCGCCGGGGCCTGGCAGCCTTTATGACCTGGGCGCAGCAGGAGGCGGGCCTGACAGTCACGCCGCCCCCCGTACCCCACGACGGCGAGACTGAAGCGGCGCTGGCTGCTCCCGCCACGCGGTGA